TGGATAGGTTTTCATTATTTACCAGAACATCTATGAGGCTAGAAATTGGGGCTTCCCCTTCAAAACGAATAACAGAATCAACAGTTTTATAGTCCAGTATTTTCTCAAATTCAAAGGTGGGGAAGTGCCCTCCCACAGTTACGTGGACATGGGGGTTTGTTTCTTTTATTTTATGTATTAATTCCAGGAAAATGGGAGCTAGGGACTGGAAGGCCATTGAAACCGCTACCATATCTGGATGGAATGATCTTAGTTCTTTTAGAACTCCTGAAAATTCATTCTGATTGGAACATGGAACAATTCTAACGGTGTGTCCGTTTTCCTGGAGTTGGGCTCCCAGGTACCTGATGGCCAGGTTTTCTTCATCTTCTGCACCCACCAACAAGACTTTTCCTTTCATATGAATCCAAGTTTTATGGAATATTATGTAATTTTAGTTTAAATCCCTATTTTTATGGTAATAGTATAGTACTACACGCAGATAATGGTACCTAAAAACAAGGGGTTGATGTTATGACTGTTATGGGGGTTAATGAGAAATAGTACTGGATGCTGGAATTTTTAGGATCCAGGGCTTTCTGGGTATTTCAGGTTTCACCACCAGTGACCAATGGTAGTTTTTCCTCATTCTATAATTTTAATTTACTGGAATTTTTCACCTACAAGTACCCGAGCAAATCATAGTGGTATTGGCTCTTTAAGAGCGGTTTCAGGGCTTATAAATGGGAATACTTTGTATTGTGCGGATAATTTAAGTATAATTTAATATTAATTGGATTGAGATAATTTTAATTCATTATGTTCCATTTTTTCATTATTTTTAATTCCTTAACCAAAGATTTTCTAGGGGTATGTTTATATCGCATGACTCCAATAAAAAATTACAAACCGACGGTCGGTTTGCAGGTGGTTATGATGGTTCCCAGAAAACCCCGTGAAGAAAGAATAAATGAAATAATAAAAGCAGCAATTGAAGTTTTCCTGGAAAAAGGCTACGAAAACACTACAATGGAGGCCATTGCCCAGAAAGCAGGGGTAAGTAAAGGTGGACTTTACCATTACTTCCCCAGCAAAGACATGGTACTGGTATTTGCCAATGAAAAAATAAGTGAAAAAGTTACGGGAATAATGGAGAGTGCCCAGAAATGTTCATCAATGCGGGAAGGAATCATGCACTACATTAAAAGCTATATTCGTTACTGGCTTGAAAATCCCAAAGAAACTGCATTTTTATTCCTTTCAATTGCCAAGATTCTGGAAAAACCGGAACTTTTAAAGTACTACCAGCAGTACACTGTGGATTATGTTGCATTTCTGGAAGGTGCCTTCACCATGGGAGTTCAGCAGGGGGAATTCAAAGAACACGATGTAAGGACCAGTGCCATAACCCTGATGGCAGCACTGGACGGTATCTTGAGTTACATGATCTTTGATGAGGTTCTGCAACTGGAAGAAGTTCTTCAAAATTTTGAGGAAAAATTCATCAAATCCATTGAAATAGTAAAATAAATTTATAATAACATTATTTTATTCAAACAATAAATTTAAACAAATAATGGTAGAAATGCCAGTGGGTAACATTAATTTAAAATCCTCTGATAATTAAAGAAAGCAGTGAATAGTGGGAGGTGTTCTATGGTTAAAGATGTAATTGATTTTTATTATTTCTCTGGAACTGGAAACACCCTTTTAGTGGTAAAAAAGATGAAAGATATCTTCACGGAAAACGGGGTTCCGGTTAATCTGCACAAAATTGAAAAATCAAAACCGGAAGATGTGAATTTAAACCATACCCTCGGCCTGGGATTTCCCATAGCAGAATTATCCACCTACAATTTCGTATGGAAATTCATCAGGGCACTGCCTGAAACTGACCAGGACACCGAGATCTTCATGGTGGACACACTGGCCGGATTTTCCGGTGGTATTGTGGGGCCAGTGCATGAAATAGTGAGAAAGAAGGGATACAATCCCATAGGGGTTGAAGAAATTGTAATGCCTCCCAACATCTTTTATATTCAGGATGGGAAGACCTGTAATGAAAAGGTTCAAAGAGGGATGATGAAGGCTGAAAGATATGCTCTGGACATTGTCTCTGGAAGATCTAAATGGGGGAGAGTACCGTTGATTTCAGATGCAGTTTACTATTACATCCCTTGCCGGTTTAAAGGTCACAAAATCCAATCTCAATCAGAAACTCCTACGTCTGGAGACCAATCATGAAGAATGCCGCCGGTGTGGTATATGTGTGAAACTATGTCCAGTGAACAACATAACCCTGTCTGAAGATAAGTATCCTGTGCATGGTTTTAACTGTGAGTACTGTTTAAGATGCACCTCCCTCTGTCCCCGTGGTGCAGTTTCCTGCCCCATAAACTACAAAGGAAAAACATATCGGGCAGTTAAAGCCAGAGAATTTCTGGAATGAAACTAACTTAAAAAAGAATTACAATTTAAAAAATACTAAAAATAATTATTTCAAAATATTTAAAATAAATCCATAATCAAAATTAGAGTGTTATTAAACTAGAGGGATGGTTATGGTAAGTTTAGATGAAAAAAATATAGACGTGGAAAAACTGGCCAGGAAGGCATTGAATAGCCAAGATCTATTCCAGGAACTGAAAGAAGGAGTCCGATCTAAAGATAACACTACCCGTCAAAACAGTTTTAAAGCCGTGCAAGTTATAGCTCAAGAAGATCCAGACTTTCTCTATAAAGAATGGGACTACTTTCAGGAAATGCTTAAAAGCCCCAACAACTACCATAAATACATAGCCATATACATATTAGCCAGTTTAACCCGCGTAGATATGGATACTAAATTTGAAAGGATATTTAATGATTATTACGGAGTGCTGGCTGGTGATAAGGCTATGACTGCATCCCACGTGGCTTTAAATTCAAGTATCATTGCACATAACAAACCAGATCTCAGGTCCCGGATTGTGGATATATTAATGAGTATTGATGACATCCACCAGGGTAACCAAAAGGAACTAATTAAAGCCTACGCCATTGAGGCCCTGGGGAAAATCTACTTGGAAGCAGATGATAAGCAACTCATTGAAAATTTTATAAAATCTCAGCTGGATAGTAAAAGTCCCAAGACCCGCAAGATGGCCCAGTGTTTTCTGGAGCAGTGTTAAAAGATATATTAATATACTATGAACCCTCACAATTGATTAAGGGATAAACATGGTTGATATTAGCAAGGTTACCGGGTCCCATCACTTCCCTCAGAGGAAGAATAAATTCAAAGAAATGGTGGGTAAGATATGTTCCAGTGGTGCATCCAATAAGTCCAGTAAGGAATCAAAGGGAGCACTACTAACATCCTCTATACAAACTAGAGAATCAACCAACTGGTTATCTAAAAATCCTAAACGCTGGAATAATTTTCAGAAACAATACCAGAATGAATTTGATGAGAAAATCAAACTCATGGGTGAGATTAGGGGTAAGAAAAAAGATAATGAAGTAATTCAATCCTTATTCTCTTTTGAAGATTCTGATTTTTAAACTTAAGAACGATGGGTAGTAAATGAATAAAATCCTAATTCTATACTCTCTGCAACTGCCTAATTTTAAGTCGTCTAAAAATCATATATATTTTTATAGATACTCTTTCAACGGGTAAGGCTGAAAAATTAGTTAATTAACTTATTTATTAGCTAACTTAGTGTATTGTTTATGAAATTCAACTAGTTGGCACTCAGCGGAATAAAAACTAACCAAAAAGTATTACTTTTTCTCCAGTCCATTTACGATCAATCTGCGTATAATGTATGATCTGGACCGGTCCTCCTTCTTGGCTATCCCATCAATTCTTTCAATGTACTCCTGCTCCAGGCGGATGTACACACTCTTCTTTTTTGTCATGTATAACATTACGATTCAATACGAATATATACTTTACTGATAAATGGAGTTCTCTGTTGATTTAAGTTCTATCATTTGGAAATGTGGTTCTAATTAAAAAAAGATTAAAAAAGGGATAAAACATTAAATACCGTCTATGGTTGGAATGATGCATTAAAGAATTTTGTCAAATAATCCCCAGATTACAAAAGGTTTTCTGGGATTATAAAAGATTTCCTGGGATTACTTAAGATATCCTTAAAAGATATTTGGGGGATGAATTAAGATATCCTAAAGATTGTAAAAGATTTTGGGAATTGCTAACTAAAGATTACAAAGATTTTAAAGACTGGGTTTGATAATCTTTATATCAATGGAGAATGTCTAATGAGAAAAATCAGATTTTCAGATCTTAGTGTGAGGGTTATTAATATAACCTTCAACACCCGTTTTGTTTTGGCTCGGGCCTGTCAGAAACTCCCTCCCTTGGAATGGATGATAGATAAAATGTTCTTTGAGGGTGATGATATACAGGTACTTCCCCGGGATGCTGCAATCAAAAACCACCAATCAGGAGATGTGATGGAACTGGAAGTAAATGCCATAGTTCCCACATATAATGAAAATACACTAGTCCCTAGTCAGGTATTGAAGGAGATGATCAAAAGGTCAAAATACCATTTTATCATGGATAACTGCATCTGCCGCACTTCCAACAACTGCCAGGATTACCCCCATGATCTGGGATGTTTATTTTTAGGGAAAGGATCCCAGAGAATATCATCCAAACTGGGAAGAACAGTTTCAGCTTCTGAGGCAATTCAACACGTAGAAAGGGGTCAAAAAGCAGGTCTGGTGCCAATCATTGGCAGGAACAAGATAGACAGTGTTTGGTTAAGCACAGGCCCGAAAGAGGAATTACTCTCAATCTGTCACTGTTGCCAGTGTTGCTGTCTGTGGAAAATGACCCCCAACCTCCCGGAGGATATGAGCAGTAGTTTCTCCCCAATGGAAGGAGTTGAAATAAACTTCAACCCGGAACTCTGCAATGGATGTGGAATATGTGCCCATGAAACCTGTTTTGTGGATGCAATTACAATAATAAATGGAAAAGTAAAAAGAAACCAGAATGATTGCAGAATCTGTGGGCGGTGTGTTGAAATATGTCCAAGGGGGGCCTTAAATATTGTAATGCATGATGATGCAATTAAGAATTCATTGAAAAGAGTGGAACACTTGGTTGATGTTGAACAGGAATGAATGGGAAAATCTTTAAAGTTAAATTATTAGCTACATATTTTCAGAGGATCATATCTCTTTTTTATA
This DNA window, taken from Methanobacterium subterraneum, encodes the following:
- a CDS encoding TetR/AcrR family transcriptional regulator, with amino-acid sequence MVPRKPREERINEIIKAAIEVFLEKGYENTTMEAIAQKAGVSKGGLYHYFPSKDMVLVFANEKISEKVTGIMESAQKCSSMREGIMHYIKSYIRYWLENPKETAFLFLSIAKILEKPELLKYYQQYTVDYVAFLEGAFTMGVQQGEFKEHDVRTSAITLMAALDGILSYMIFDEVLQLEEVLQNFEEKFIKSIEIVK
- a CDS encoding 4Fe-4S dicluster domain-containing protein, translating into MQFTITSLAGLKVTKSNLNQKLLRLETNHEECRRCGICVKLCPVNNITLSEDKYPVHGFNCEYCLRCTSLCPRGAVSCPINYKGKTYRAVKAREFLE
- a CDS encoding ribbon-helix-helix protein, CopG family → MTKKKSVYIRLEQEYIERIDGIAKKEDRSRSYIIRRLIVNGLEKK
- a CDS encoding 4Fe-4S binding protein encodes the protein MRKIRFSDLSVRVINITFNTRFVLARACQKLPPLEWMIDKMFFEGDDIQVLPRDAAIKNHQSGDVMELEVNAIVPTYNENTLVPSQVLKEMIKRSKYHFIMDNCICRTSNNCQDYPHDLGCLFLGKGSQRISSKLGRTVSASEAIQHVERGQKAGLVPIIGRNKIDSVWLSTGPKEELLSICHCCQCCCLWKMTPNLPEDMSSSFSPMEGVEINFNPELCNGCGICAHETCFVDAITIINGKVKRNQNDCRICGRCVEICPRGALNIVMHDDAIKNSLKRVEHLVDVEQE